One window of Vibrio alfacsensis genomic DNA carries:
- a CDS encoding hydrogenase subunit MbhD domain-containing protein: MTTLVFMLYSAPDVAKTLLLVETLMVVFVVLLIRHIPGLLTVPQHSVRRRLLHGVIAGVIGMSVTALLINITAQPLDSLWLISSQRIAFPAGMDATSLT; encoded by the coding sequence ATGACCACCTTAGTCTTTATGCTTTACAGCGCACCAGATGTCGCGAAAACCTTATTGTTGGTTGAAACCTTAATGGTTGTATTTGTGGTGCTCTTGATACGCCATATCCCGGGTTTATTGACAGTGCCGCAACATTCTGTACGTCGAAGATTATTACACGGGGTGATAGCGGGTGTGATTGGTATGTCGGTAACGGCGTTGTTGATAAACATCACCGCACAACCTCTAGATTCTCTCTGGCTGATTTCTTCGCAGAGAATAGCGTTCCCGGCGGGCATGGACGCAACATCGTTAACGTGA
- the mbhE gene encoding hydrogen gas-evolving membrane-bound hydrogenase subunit E translates to MVNVILVDFRAFDTLGEVIVVVMAGIAAISLLKTHYHKRNRIRSLIFATTAHIVAALMLVFSLYLYYEVTTSRVVALLVR, encoded by the coding sequence ATCGTTAACGTGATTTTGGTCGATTTCCGAGCATTCGATACGTTAGGCGAGGTGATTGTGGTCGTTATGGCGGGTATCGCTGCGATTAGCTTGTTGAAAACGCACTATCACAAACGCAACCGCATCCGTTCCCTTATCTTTGCGACTACCGCACACATTGTTGCAGCGCTGATGCTGGTGTTCTCACTTTACCTTTATTACGAGGTCACAACGAGCCGGGTGGTGGCTTTATTGGTGCGCTGA
- a CDS encoding MnhB domain-containing protein, with amino-acid sequence MIGFALLMFAESPKYVRDRLYYAPFSIALFGIFLSFVAGLMSFAFNLPFLTGLWWKDILPLGTPLIFDVGIYLAIIGGVMGMLLRVNEELD; translated from the coding sequence GTGATTGGTTTTGCGCTACTGATGTTTGCGGAATCACCAAAGTATGTTCGTGACCGCTTGTATTACGCGCCATTTAGCATTGCTCTGTTTGGCATTTTCTTAAGCTTTGTGGCTGGCCTAATGAGCTTTGCCTTTAATTTGCCTTTCTTAACGGGTTTGTGGTGGAAAGATATTCTGCCACTTGGCACACCGCTGATATTCGATGTTGGCATTTACCTCGCCATTATTGGCGGTGTCATGGGGATGTTGCTGCG